A region from the Corylus avellana chromosome ca7, CavTom2PMs-1.0 genome encodes:
- the LOC132188695 gene encoding G-type lectin S-receptor-like serine/threonine-protein kinase SD2-5 yields the protein MALFQFTTLCLCLLLVFGSCFASDQHVGQIYPGFQASHSEWADKQGLFLSSNSSVFALGFYTALDAKLFLLVVIHLDSSQVVWTANRGLLVNNSDKFVFDKNGNVFLGSGDGVVWSTNTSGERVAAMELQDSGNLVLLAEDKSILWQSFSHPTDTLLPGQVFQEGMRLQSFRNRNNVSHFLEFRSGDLVLYAGYQTPQLYWSITNDSRKSNNSVTGSVHSVSLESNSWNFYDKNRLLLWQFVFSDYTGPKTLWAAVLGSDGAILFNNLIKGNASTPEATKIPPNSCNVPEPCDPYYVCYFGNWCQCPSLLSSEFDCKPQTVSSCNSSQTSAELLFVGEKLNYFALGFVQPVLKSNLNACQEACLTSCSCLVLFFQSTSGRCFLFDRIGSLQRSGERSPGYVSYMKVPIGADGGNSHASRKEKKSISVVIIVLSTILIILGLLYVGFWYYRRKRGLLEYSQDNLDEDNFLSSLSGTPARFSYIDLSQATKNFTTKIGAGGFGSVYLGVLPDGTRLAVKKLEGIGQGKKEFRAEVTIIGSIHHVHLVKLKGFCAEGFHRLLVYEYMAKGSLDKWIFKNNEGGHLLDWDTRFNIALGTAKGLAYLHEECEVKIIHCDIKPENVLLDDNYAAKVSDFGLAKLMNREQSLVYTTLRGTRGYLAPEWITNYAISEKSDVFSYGMVLLEIIGGRKNYDPENHSEKSHFPSYASKMLEEGKVKEVFDSRLEIDEKDERVSTTIKVALWCIQDEMHLRPTMTKVVQMLEGICAVPSPPTSSQISSHSSFFKWSSEEGTSTGLVDYPSEVTISDVRLSGPR from the coding sequence CTGCTTTGCCAGCGATCAACATGTTGGTCAGATATATCCAGGATTCCAAGCTTCTCACAGTGAATGGGCGGATAAACAAGGACTATTCCTGTCATCCAACAGCTCTGTATTTGCTTTGGGCTTTTACACTGCATTGGATGCCAAATTGTTTCTGCTAGTAGTTATTCATCTGGATAGTTCCCAAGTGGTTTGGACTGCCAATAGAGGCTTACTGGTCAACAATTCTGATAAGTTTGTCTTTGACAAAAATGGGAATGTATTTTTGGGAAGTGGGGACGGTGTAGTTTGGTCTACAAACACATCAGGGGAAAGAGTTGCAGCCATGGAATTGCAGGACTCAGGAAACTTGGTATTGCTAGCTGAGGATAAAAGTATTCTTTGGCAGAGTTTTAGCCATCCCACCGATACCCTTTTACCTGGCCAGGTGTTCCAGGAAGGAATGAGGCTGCAAAGCTTTCGAAACCGCAATAATGTGtctcattttcttgaattcAGGTCAGGTGACCTGGTCTTGTATGCTGGTTATCAAACTCCACAACTCTATTGGTCCATAACAAATGATAGCCGCAAAAGCAATAACAGTGTCACCGGTAGCGTTCATTCTGTCTCTCTGGAGTCCAATTCATGGAATTTCTATGATAAGAATAGACTTCTACTCTGGCAATTTGTCTTCTCTGACTATACAGGTCCCAAAACATTGTGGGCTGCTGTTTTAGGCTCGGATGGAGCAAtattgtttaataatctcataaAGGGAAATGCTTCCACTCCTGAGGCTACTAAGATACCACCAAATTCCTGCAATGTTCCTGAGCCTTGTGATCCATATTATGTGTGTTATTTTGGGAACTGGTGCCAATGCCCTTCGCTTCTCAGCTCTGAATTTGATTGCAAACCTCAGACTGTCTCAAGCTGTAATAGCTCCCAAACGTCAGCAGAGCTTTTATTTGTTGGTGAGAAGCTTAATTATTTTGCACTTGGATTTGTTCAACCTGTTTTGAAATCTAATCTAAATGCATGCCAAGAAGCTTGCCTTACAAGTTGCTCTTGCCTTGTGCTGTTCTTCCAAAGTACTTCTGGGAGATGCTTTCTATTTGACCGGATAGGGAGTCTGCAACGCTCTGGTGAGCGCTCTCCTGGTTACGTTTCATACATGAAGGTCCCAATTGGTGCAGATGGTGGAAATAGTCATGCAagcagaaaggaaaaaaagagcaTATCAGTTGTAATCATTGTTCTTTCAACCATACTGATTATTCTTGGTCTACTTTATGTGGGATTCTGGTATTACCGCAGAAAGAGAGGATTGCTGGAATATTCTCAAGACAACCTGGATGAAGATAATTTCTTGAGCAGTCTTTCCGGGACACCTGCTCGTTtcagttatattgatcttagtCAAGCAACCAAAAACTTCACTACAAAGATAGGCGCAGGCGGGTTCGGCTCGGTCTACCTTGGTGTGCTCCCAGATGGCACTCGCTTGGCTGTGAAAAAATTGGAGGGCATTGGGCAGGGGAAGAAGGAGTTTAGAGCTGAAGTTACAATTATTGGGAGTATCCATCATGTCCATCTGGTCAAGCTCAAAGGATTCTGCGCGGAGGGGTTTCACCGGCTTCTTGTCTATGAGTACATGGCTAAAGGTTCTCTGGATAAATGGATCTTTAAGAACAATGAAGGGGGTCACCTGTTGGATTGGGATACAAGATTCAATATTGCATTGGGTACTGCTAAGGGATTAGCTTATCTCCATGAAGAGTGCGAAGTGAAGATTATTCACTGTGACATAAAACCTGAGAATGTTCTTCTTGATGATAATTATGCAGCCAAAGTATCCGATTTTGGTTTGGCCAAGCTAATGAACCGTGAACAAAGCCTTGTCTACACAACACTAAGGGGTACAAGGGGGTACCTTGCACCTGAATGGATAACCAACTATGCCATATCTGAGAAGAGTGATGTATTCAGCTATGGCATGGTGTTGCTTGAGATTATTGGAGGAAGGAAGAATTACGATCCAGAAAATCATTCAGAGAAATCCCATTTTCCCTCTTATGCCTCCAAGATGTTAGAAGAGGGAAAAGTGAAAGAAGTCTTTGATTCTAGGCTAGAGATTGATGAGAAAGATGAGAGGGTTTCCACTACAATCAAAGTAGCATTGTGGTGTATACAGGATGAAATGCATTTAAGGCCAACGATGACTAAAGTAGTCCAAATGCTTGAAGGCATTTGTGCAGTACCTTCGCCCCCAACCTCCTCTCAGATTAGTTCACACTCAAGTTTCTTCAAATGGAGCAGTGAAGAGGGTACTTCAACAGGACTGGTTGATTACCCTAGTGAGGTAACCATCTCAGATGTACGGCTATCTGGCCCAAGATaa